One genomic window of Paeniglutamicibacter sp. Y32M11 includes the following:
- a CDS encoding choice-of-anchor I family protein encodes MPRSTRPFGRLTRASAAVAALAVAGSAFYSTGAVADIVPDPMSHSSKGAGLKLNAIGSYETGTFDKSAAEIVTYHAASKRLFVVNAQAGSVDVLDIADPTKPTKLYSIAGVGVANSVAVRPDGLGVIALEATNKTAPGSLLFFDANASSASTLGSITVGALPDMVSISKDGNYAVVANEGEPADDFSSDPEGSISVVALPTTLKAPAQSAVKTAKFHEFEAGGSKKLAKGVRVFGPTPHGDDKPVSRNLEPEYIAIDGNTAYAALQEANAVAEIDLPSATVTTIRPLGLKDHSISGQGLDASDKDEAVDIRTFDGLKGAYMPDGINAYTVGATTYLVTANEGDAREWGDYTEGARVKDLGADGLAPICEDSPAAALNGSGDLGRLNVSTASGLNADGSCYEELVAFGSRSFSIWSTDGKQVFDSGNDFEKITAAANPEFFNSNHSESNLEGRSDDKGPEPENLTLGTIGEKTYAFVGLERVGGVMVYDVTNPKSASFVTYLNNRDFSQSVEDGGDLATAGDLGPEGLAFIPAEGSPTGVPMLAVGNEVSGTTTLFAISGDAVPTPAPKTTSIKILGINDFHGRIEANGTEAGAAVLGGAVAELKEENPNTLLVSAGDNIGASTFTSFSQQDNPTIDALGAAGLDVSVVGNHEFDAGFEDLRSRVIPRFAKSTGYDGADYALAANVYKSGTKTAVLREYAIREVDGVKVGFIGTITESTAAMVSPAGIKDIEFGDQLEAANRVAEQLTDGKDSNGEADAIVLLTHDGSAVDSCEAIATEKTTYGELVRKASPKIQAIFSGHTHQSYDCAFPVKGWEAGLERPVIQSHQYGTTLGALELEIDPETKDVVSLQTELLPLTTTDETSEETTANYPALPSVSKIVEKASAAAEVAGEVQVGEISADILRGGTDGSDRGVESTLGNLVADMHLWSTSNDSFGGEKADIGIMNPGGLRADLLFGKDGIVSYKAAAGVQPFGNTLVTKELTGAQLKEILEEQWQPAGSSRPKLHLGISANLSYTYDPDAPRGEHITGVLFKGEEVTKGQVFRVAANSFLAEGGDNFTTFAKGTNVADSGQIDLVAAVEYFKAHPTVDPAPLGRAVVAGTGWAKVVLENNTVKQGETLKADVSGLDEGTQITAVLHSDPIEALDIPAANAEGETSFEIEVPADFTTGTHTLLVSTEGKEDIALDVEVAAVSAPIQTPAPNESPAPSEAPELGGEEQVPSQSPAPVAPQANDGGNTPEAAPQPNGDLASTGATVGTIAGAGILLMAVGGFLLWRRHRASVSDTK; translated from the coding sequence ATGCCTCGATCCACCCGGCCATTTGGTCGCCTCACCCGTGCGTCGGCGGCCGTTGCCGCCCTCGCGGTTGCCGGTTCCGCGTTTTATTCCACCGGCGCCGTCGCAGATATCGTCCCCGATCCGATGTCCCATTCGTCGAAGGGAGCCGGGCTGAAGCTCAATGCGATCGGCTCCTACGAAACAGGGACCTTCGACAAATCCGCGGCCGAGATCGTCACCTACCACGCCGCCAGCAAGCGCCTGTTTGTGGTCAACGCGCAGGCCGGATCCGTCGACGTCCTGGACATTGCCGATCCGACCAAGCCCACCAAGCTCTACTCCATCGCCGGCGTGGGCGTGGCTAACTCGGTCGCTGTACGTCCCGACGGGCTAGGCGTCATTGCCCTGGAAGCGACCAACAAGACGGCTCCGGGATCATTACTCTTCTTTGATGCCAATGCATCGAGCGCATCGACGCTGGGCAGCATCACGGTCGGAGCGCTGCCGGACATGGTCTCCATCTCCAAGGACGGCAACTACGCCGTGGTGGCCAACGAGGGCGAGCCAGCGGACGATTTCTCTTCGGACCCCGAGGGCTCGATCAGCGTTGTCGCTCTGCCGACCACGCTCAAGGCCCCCGCGCAGTCGGCAGTCAAGACCGCGAAATTCCACGAATTTGAGGCCGGCGGATCCAAGAAACTGGCCAAGGGGGTCAGGGTCTTTGGCCCCACCCCACACGGGGACGACAAGCCCGTCTCACGCAACCTCGAGCCCGAGTACATCGCGATCGACGGCAACACCGCCTATGCGGCACTGCAAGAGGCCAACGCGGTGGCCGAAATCGATCTGCCCAGCGCAACGGTCACCACCATTCGCCCGCTGGGTCTGAAGGACCATTCGATCTCCGGGCAGGGGCTAGACGCCTCCGACAAGGATGAGGCAGTCGACATCCGGACCTTTGATGGTCTCAAGGGTGCCTACATGCCCGACGGCATAAATGCCTACACCGTTGGCGCCACCACGTATTTGGTCACCGCCAACGAGGGTGATGCTCGCGAGTGGGGCGATTACACCGAAGGCGCCCGAGTTAAAGATCTCGGCGCCGACGGGCTGGCTCCCATCTGCGAGGACAGCCCAGCTGCTGCACTGAATGGAAGTGGCGATCTTGGCCGCCTAAACGTCAGTACGGCTTCGGGCCTGAACGCGGATGGTAGCTGCTACGAAGAATTGGTCGCCTTCGGTTCGCGCTCGTTCTCCATCTGGAGCACCGACGGCAAACAGGTTTTTGATTCGGGAAATGATTTCGAGAAAATCACCGCCGCAGCCAATCCCGAGTTCTTCAATTCAAACCACTCCGAATCGAACCTCGAGGGGCGCAGTGACGACAAGGGCCCGGAGCCCGAGAATCTGACCCTGGGCACCATCGGGGAAAAGACCTACGCCTTTGTTGGTCTCGAACGAGTCGGCGGGGTCATGGTCTATGACGTCACCAATCCAAAGTCCGCCTCCTTTGTCACCTACCTCAACAACCGCGACTTCTCCCAGTCGGTCGAGGACGGCGGAGATCTCGCCACGGCCGGCGACTTGGGCCCCGAGGGCCTGGCCTTTATCCCCGCCGAGGGCTCTCCCACCGGAGTCCCCATGCTCGCGGTCGGTAATGAAGTATCGGGCACCACCACCCTCTTCGCCATCTCCGGCGACGCGGTTCCGACCCCAGCGCCGAAGACCACGAGCATCAAGATCCTGGGCATCAACGACTTCCACGGCCGCATCGAGGCCAACGGCACCGAGGCCGGTGCAGCGGTCCTCGGTGGAGCGGTGGCGGAACTGAAGGAAGAGAACCCGAACACGCTTCTCGTCTCGGCGGGCGATAACATCGGCGCCTCGACCTTCACCTCGTTCTCCCAGCAGGACAACCCGACCATTGACGCCCTCGGCGCGGCGGGCCTGGATGTTTCGGTCGTGGGCAACCATGAATTCGACGCGGGCTTCGAGGACCTCCGCTCACGCGTCATCCCACGCTTCGCCAAGTCCACCGGTTATGACGGCGCCGACTACGCACTCGCGGCCAACGTCTATAAGTCGGGTACCAAAACTGCGGTCCTGCGCGAATATGCCATCCGCGAGGTTGACGGGGTGAAGGTCGGATTCATCGGCACCATTACCGAATCCACCGCAGCCATGGTCTCCCCCGCAGGAATCAAAGACATCGAATTCGGCGATCAGCTCGAGGCCGCGAACCGCGTCGCCGAGCAGCTCACCGATGGCAAGGACTCCAACGGTGAGGCAGACGCCATCGTGCTGCTGACTCACGACGGATCGGCAGTTGATAGCTGCGAAGCCATCGCCACCGAAAAGACCACCTATGGCGAACTGGTGCGCAAGGCTTCTCCCAAGATCCAGGCGATCTTCTCCGGCCACACCCACCAGAGCTACGACTGTGCCTTCCCCGTCAAGGGCTGGGAAGCGGGCCTTGAACGCCCCGTCATCCAGAGTCACCAATACGGCACCACGCTCGGCGCCCTGGAACTGGAAATTGACCCGGAAACCAAGGACGTGGTGTCCCTTCAGACCGAGCTGCTTCCGCTGACCACCACCGACGAAACGAGTGAAGAAACGACCGCGAACTACCCGGCCCTACCGAGCGTCAGCAAGATCGTGGAGAAGGCCTCGGCCGCGGCAGAGGTTGCCGGTGAGGTGCAGGTCGGCGAGATCAGCGCAGATATCCTCCGCGGTGGCACCGACGGCTCGGACCGCGGTGTCGAATCAACACTCGGTAACCTGGTGGCGGACATGCACTTGTGGTCCACCTCGAACGATTCCTTCGGCGGCGAAAAGGCCGATATTGGCATCATGAACCCCGGCGGTCTGCGCGCGGACCTGCTCTTCGGCAAGGACGGCATCGTCAGTTACAAGGCCGCCGCGGGAGTTCAGCCCTTCGGCAATACGCTGGTGACCAAGGAGCTGACCGGCGCGCAGCTCAAGGAAATTTTGGAAGAGCAATGGCAGCCGGCGGGATCTTCACGTCCCAAGTTGCACCTGGGTATCTCCGCGAATCTTTCCTACACCTACGACCCCGACGCCCCGCGCGGAGAACACATCACCGGTGTGTTGTTTAAGGGTGAAGAGGTTACCAAGGGTCAGGTCTTCCGCGTCGCTGCCAACTCGTTCCTGGCCGAAGGTGGGGATAACTTCACCACCTTCGCCAAGGGAACCAACGTCGCCGACAGCGGCCAGATCGACCTGGTTGCCGCGGTGGAGTACTTCAAGGCGCACCCCACCGTGGATCCAGCGCCGCTGGGTCGCGCCGTGGTGGCAGGCACCGGCTGGGCAAAAGTCGTATTGGAGAACAACACCGTCAAACAGGGCGAAACCCTGAAGGCGGACGTTTCCGGCCTTGACGAGGGAACGCAGATCACAGCGGTCCTGCATTCGGACCCGATCGAGGCACTGGATATCCCCGCAGCCAATGCCGAGGGCGAGACCTCCTTCGAGATCGAGGTTCCGGCCGACTTTACGACCGGCACCCACACGTTGTTGGTCTCGACCGAGGGCAAAGAGGACATCGCGCTGGATGTCGAGGTTGCAGCGGTGTCGGCACCAATCCAGACGCCGGCGCCGAATGAGTCCCCGGCGCCGAGTGAAGCACCCGAGTTAGGCGGCGAGGAACAAGTTCCAAGCCAAAGTCCCGCACCCGTTGCGCCTCAGGCCAACGACGGCGGCAACACACCGGAGGCAGCACCCCAGCCAAACGGTGATCTCGCCAGCACCGGGGCCACTGTCGGCACCATTGCCGGGGCCGGCATACTGCTGATGGCAGTGGGCGGGTTCCTGCTCTGGCGCCGCCACCGCGCATCGGTGAGCGACACCAAGTAA